One Miscanthus floridulus cultivar M001 chromosome 11, ASM1932011v1, whole genome shotgun sequence DNA window includes the following coding sequences:
- the LOC136492353 gene encoding uncharacterized protein, giving the protein MAGDGDDVKDELQDMRTQIDGLATDIKTMHERMDSTVTTSNERFDQLDLSQTATKTTLDTIVSRLDSLSTLVADLQNDYVGDTEQDGGDRQGRARRVPRRPGNDSFAKIKFKIPSFNGKYDPAAYLDWELEVDQKFSCHDIPANSQVKAAISEFTDFALIWWREYKQKHPATVPTTWDQLKAAMRYRFVPSYYARDLLNKMQCFQQGSQSVEDYYQELQKGMIRCGLVEENDAAMARFRGGLNREIQDILDYKEYYDMTTLFEFACKAERQIQGRRSKPYSNSFAGRSSTSGSAPAPPAPSTLTTTPRERATTSAGTPPSTGAVPSTRRTRDIQCFRCQGFGHVSRECPNKRALLIRDDGEYSSASDSDDIQPAMLATDHAAKTDVHVNPDDADRYESLVVQRVLSTQVTTPETNQRHTLFHTKGVVQERSIRIIIDSGSCNNLASTALVEKLSLPTRKHPHPYHIQWLNDGGKIRITRSVHVPFSMGAYSDFVDCDVIPMEVCSLLLGRPWQYDTDSLHHGRSNHYSLMFKGQKIIIHPMTPEQILKDDLARAAKTAKQLAPSTSVNSEIKLNAPVLLATRADFDKLHDATLPCYALICSRVLVSLDDTPSLDIPPAVANILQEYADVFPKDLPPGLPPLRGIEHQIDLIPGAQLPNRAPYRTNPDETKEIQRQVQALLDKGYIRESLSPCSVPVLLVPKKDGSWRMCVDCRAINNITIRYRYPIPRLDDMLDELSGAIIFTKIDLRSGYHQIRMKLGDEWKTAFKTKFGLYEWLVMPFGLTNAPSTFMRLMNEVLRPFIGLFVVVYFDDILIYSKSMEEHLDHLRAVFDALRAANLFANIEKCMFCTQRVSFLGYVVTPQGIEVDSSKIDAIRAWPIPTTVTQIRSFLGLVGFYRRFVRDFSSIAAPLHELTKKDVPFAWSDSQEVAFSTLKDKLTNSPLLQLPDFTKVFELECDASGIGLGAVLLQEGKPIAYFSEKLSGASLNYSTYDKELYALVRTLHTWQHYLWHREFIIHSDHEALKHIRTQTNLNRRHAKWVEFIESFPYIIKHKSGKENVIADALSRRYTMLS; this is encoded by the coding sequence AtggcaggcgacggcgacgacgtgaAGGATGAGCTGCAGGACATGCGGACACAGATTGATGGACTTGCCACCGACATCAAGACGATGCATGAACGGATGGATTCCACGGTCACTACGTCGAACGAGCGGTTCGATCAGCTAGACCTCTCGCAGACAGCCACCAAGACCACGCTCGACACCATCGTGTCACGCCTCGACTCATTGAGCACGCTGGTCGCAGATCTCCAGAACGATTATGTTGGTGACACGGAGCAGGACGGTGGAGACCGTCAAGGCCGCGCTCGCCGTGTGCCACGCCGTCCCGGTAATGATTCTTTTGCtaagataaaatttaaaattccatCTTTTAATGGCAAATATGATCCTGCTGCATATCTTGATTGGGAATTAGAAGTCGACCAGAAATTTTCATGCCATGATATTCCTGCTAATTCTCAAGTTAAAGCTGCTATTAGTGAATTTACTGATTTTGCTTTAATTTGGTGGCGTGAATATAAACAAAAACATCCCGCTACAGTTCCAACCACATGGGATCAATTAAAAGCTGCTATGCGATACAGATTTGTACCTTCTTATTATGCTCGTGATTTGCTTAATAAAATGCAATGTTTTCAGCAAGGTTCACAATCTGTAGAGGACTATTACCAGGAATTGCAAAAAGGCATGATTCGGTGTGGGTTAGTTGAGGAAAACGATGCTGCTATGGCACGTTTTCGTGGTGGTTTAAACCGTGAAATTCAGgatatacttgattacaaagagtaTTATGATATGACCACATTATTTGAatttgcttgcaaagctgaacGTCAAATACAGGGACGCCGCTCGAAGCCATattctaactcttttgcaggACGAAGCTCGACATCCGGTTCAGCACCCGCGCCCCCTGCACCGTCCACACTCACCACTACACCACGTGAGCGGGCAACCACTTCTGCAGGTACTCCTCCGTCCACAGGTGCAGTTCCTTCCACACGCCGCACACGGGATATTCAGTGCTTTCGTTGCCAAGGATTTGGCCATGTGTCTCGGGAATGTCCGAACAAGCGTGCCTTGCTCATTCGTGACGATGGTGAGTATTCTTCCGCTAGTGATTCTGACGATATTCAACCCGCTATGCTTGCCACTGACCATGCAGCAAAGACGGACGTACATGTCAACCCGGACGACGCCGATAGGTATGAAAGTCTTGTTGTGCAGCGTGTTCTTAGTACACAGGTCACTACGCCTGAGACGAATCAGCGACACACTCTTTTCCATACCAAGGGCGTTGTGCAAGAGCGATCCATTCGCATCATCATCGACAGCggcagctgcaacaatttggcgaGTACCGCGCTGGTTGAGAAGTTGTCTTTACCCACTCGTAagcatccacatccatatcacattcaATGGCTTAATGATGGTGGGAAAATTAGAATTACTCGTTCGGTCCATGTTCCTTTCTCCATGGGTGCTTATTCTGATTTTGTCGATTGTGATGTTATTCCCATGGAAGTATGCTCTCTGTTACTTGGGcgaccttggcaatatgatactgaTAGCTTGCATCATGGTCGTTCCAATCACTATTCTCTCATGTTTAAGGGTCAAAAAataattatacatccaatgacaccTGAACAAATTCTTAAAGATGATCTTGCTCGAGCTGCTAAAACTGCTAAACAACTTGCACCATCGACCTCTGTTAATTCTGAAATCAAGTTAAATGCTCCTGTTTTGCTTGCTACACGTGCTGATTTTGATAAGTTACACGATGCTACTTTGCCATGCTATGCCCTTATATGCTCTCGTGTGCTCGTTTCCCTTGATGATACACCGTCTTTGGATattccccctgctgttgctaacattttgcaggagtacgcTGATGTCTTTCCAAAAGATTTGCCACCAGGCCTTCCACCACttcgtggcattgagcaccagatcgacctcaTTCCCGGCGCACAGCTCCCGAACCGCGCCCCGTACCGTACAAATCcggatgagacaaaggagatccaGCGACAGGTACAGGCGTTGCTTGACAAGGGTTATattcgtgagtctcttagcccttgctctgttcctgtgttacttgttccaaagaaagatggctcttggcgtatgtgtgtagaCTGTCGTGCTATTAATAACATTACCATTCGCTACCGATATCCTATACCACGCCTTGATGATATGCTAGATGAGCTTAGTGGTGCCATTATTTTTACTaagattgatttgcgtagtggctaCCATCAGATTCGCATGAAATTAGGTGATGAATGGAAAACGGCTTTTAAAACGAAATTTGGGTTATATGAATGGTTGGTTATGccgtttggtttgacgaatgctccCAGCACTTTTATGCGTTTGATGAATGAAGTTCTGAGGCCCTTCATAGGATTGTTTGTAGTTGTCTATTTTGATGATATCCTTATTTACAGCAAGTCTATGGAAGAGCATTTAGACCATTTGCGTGCTGTTTTTGATGCGTTGCGTGCGGCCAATTTATTTGCTAACATCGAAAAATGCATGTTTTGCACACAACGTgtctcgtttcttggctatgttgttactccacAGGGCATTGAGGTGGATAGCAGCAAGATCGATGCCATTCGGGCGTGGCCTATACCGACGACGGTCACACAAATTCGAAGCTTTCTTGGCCTTGTAGGTTTCTACCGCAGGTTTGTTCGTGATTTTAGCTCCATTGCAGCGCCTCtacatgagcttacaaagaaggatgTCCCCTTTGCTTGGAGTGATTCGCAAGAGGTTGCGTTCAGCACCTTGAAAGATAAGTTAACCAATTCTCCTCTCTTGCAGTTGCCTGATTTTACTAAAgtgtttgagcttgaatgtgatgctagcggtATTGGGCTAGGtgctgttttgttacaagaaggaaaacctATTGCCTATTTTAGCGAGAAATTAAGTGGTGCTAGCTTgaattattctacttatgataaggagctttATGCTTTAGTGCGCACTTTGCATACTTGGCAGCACTACCTTTGGCATCGcgagtttataattcattctgatcatgaggctTTAAAACATATTCGTACCCAAACAAACCTGAACCGTCGTCATGCTAAATGGGTAGAATtcattgagtcttttccttacattattaaacacaagagcgggaaagaaaatgttattgctgatgctttgtctcgtcgctataccatgctatcatag